A region of Moorena producens PAL-8-15-08-1 DNA encodes the following proteins:
- a CDS encoding ABC-F family ATP-binding cassette domain-containing protein, whose protein sequence is MLRLEHISKVYPTGEVLKDVNWEVKPGDRIGLVGVNGAGKSTQLKIIAGEMEPTSGVVIRPASLHIAYLTQEFEVDPTRTVSAEFWTVFKEANQVNEEILQVQNAMEMADEAELEGLIRKLDRLQRQFEALDGYGLQAKIDKILPEMGFEPQDSDRLVSAFSGGWQMRMSLGKILLQKPDVLLMDEPTNHLDLETIEWLEKYLKGLKTPMVIVSHDREFLDRLCTQIVETERGVSTTYLGNYSAYLQQKAEMQAAQLSSYERQQKEIEKQQAFIERFRASATRSTQAKSREKQLEKTERIEAPTANLKTLKFQFPPAPRSGVEVVKIKDLVHDYDDKILFLGADLLIERGDRIAFIGPNGCGKSTLLRMIMGMEQSTEGIVTLGKHNVIPGYFEQNQAEALELSKTVMETIHDEVPDWKNQEVRTLLGRFLFTGDTVYKKVESLSGGEKARLALAKMLLAPANLLILDEPTNHLDIPAKEMLEEALGTYDGTVIIVSHDRYFISKVANKIVEIRDGEFCTYLGDYHYYLEKIAQEKEEARLKAIAAAKAAKKAANASKKTKKTKKKAAAKQK, encoded by the coding sequence ATGCTGCGACTCGAACACATTAGTAAAGTATACCCCACTGGCGAAGTTCTAAAGGATGTCAACTGGGAAGTTAAACCAGGCGATCGCATTGGCTTAGTTGGCGTCAACGGTGCCGGGAAATCTACCCAACTAAAAATTATTGCTGGAGAGATGGAACCCACCAGTGGTGTTGTTATCCGTCCTGCCAGTCTTCATATCGCTTACCTCACCCAAGAATTTGAAGTAGACCCAACCCGCACGGTTTCAGCAGAATTCTGGACGGTATTTAAGGAAGCTAACCAGGTAAACGAGGAAATCCTACAAGTGCAAAACGCCATGGAAATGGCTGATGAAGCAGAATTGGAAGGACTGATTAGAAAGCTAGATAGGTTGCAGCGCCAATTTGAAGCCCTTGATGGTTATGGCTTACAAGCAAAAATTGACAAGATCTTGCCGGAGATGGGATTTGAGCCACAAGATAGCGATCGCTTAGTGAGTGCTTTCAGTGGTGGCTGGCAAATGCGCATGAGTTTAGGCAAAATCCTGCTCCAGAAGCCAGACGTCCTACTGATGGACGAGCCGACTAACCATCTTGACTTGGAAACCATCGAATGGTTGGAAAAGTATCTCAAGGGTCTGAAGACCCCAATGGTAATAGTATCTCACGACCGGGAGTTTCTTGACCGCCTCTGTACCCAAATTGTGGAAACCGAACGGGGTGTCTCGACTACCTACCTAGGCAATTACTCAGCTTATCTCCAGCAGAAAGCCGAGATGCAGGCAGCTCAACTGAGTAGCTACGAGCGTCAACAAAAGGAAATAGAAAAGCAGCAAGCCTTTATTGAGCGTTTCCGTGCTAGTGCAACCCGGTCTACCCAAGCCAAAAGCCGAGAGAAACAATTAGAAAAAACTGAACGGATAGAAGCCCCCACTGCTAATCTCAAAACCCTGAAATTCCAATTCCCTCCTGCCCCTCGTAGTGGTGTTGAGGTAGTCAAAATCAAGGATTTAGTCCATGACTATGATGACAAGATTTTATTTCTGGGAGCAGACTTGTTGATTGAACGGGGCGATCGCATAGCCTTCATCGGTCCCAATGGTTGCGGTAAATCCACCTTACTCCGGATGATCATGGGAATGGAACAGTCCACAGAAGGAATAGTAACACTGGGCAAACACAATGTCATTCCTGGTTACTTTGAGCAGAATCAAGCAGAAGCCCTAGAATTAAGCAAAACGGTCATGGAAACCATCCATGATGAAGTCCCAGACTGGAAAAATCAGGAAGTGCGTACCCTATTGGGACGGTTTCTGTTTACTGGGGACACGGTATATAAAAAGGTTGAGTCCCTTAGTGGAGGGGAAAAAGCCCGCCTGGCCTTAGCCAAAATGCTCCTTGCTCCCGCTAATTTACTAATTCTGGATGAGCCGACTAATCACCTGGATATCCCAGCCAAAGAAATGTTGGAGGAAGCACTCGGTACCTATGATGGTACAGTAATTATTGTTTCCCACGACCGCTATTTTATCTCGAAAGTGGCCAACAAAATAGTAGAAATCCGGGATGGCGAATTCTGTACCTATCTAGGAGATTACCACTACTATCTCGAAAAGATTGCCCAGGAAAAAGAAGAAGCTCGCTTAAAAGCGATCGCTGCGGCCAAAGCGGCTAAAAAAGCGGCAAATGCTAGCAAAAAGACTAAAAAGACCAAGAAGAAAGCTGCTGCTAAACAAAAGTAA